ataaaccacACGTGCACAGACGTTCACATTCTGAAAACCTCTAGTTGCACAGTTTATTTAAAGATTACAAAAAGATTTTGTGTGCCGATGATGAAAAAATCAagcacggcgttgacaaagtggccacattcgttcataaaagggaatcaacacacagatgttattagatcaactacaaatatttataaaccacAAGTGCACAgccgttcacattctgacaacctTTAGTGCATAGTTTATTTAAAGATTACAAAAAGATTTTGTGTGCCGATGATGAAAAAATCAAGTACGGCGTTGACAAAGTGGCCACAttcgttcataaaagtgaatcaacacacagatgttattagatcaactacaaatatttataaaccaaCAATAGTAATGTTGAACAAAACGTGCACAGACGTTCACATTCTGGCAACCTCTAGTGCACAGTTTATTTAAAGATTACAAAAAGATTTTGTGTGCCGATGATGAGTATTGAACCTGTGATTGCATAAATCAACAATGCCTGTTTACAAAATCGTTCACGCTTGTTGACAATATTTCTAACAACGCCCGTGTATGATAATGATAACGTTGGCGCATGATTTTGCAGCACATTTTTCCTATCTGTATACACATTACGTAGGGATGATGTTCACAACAGTCGGTGCATGAAACAAGAACGCGTGTTCACAAAATCGTCCACGcttgttgacaatatttccaacaacgtCCGTGTACGGCACGATTGATGTATGATTTTGcaacatatttttcctatcaGTGTAAGTGTAGGCAAATCGGGTTGTTGAGGAGTCAGAATGTCAAATTTGATCATTAGCattttattaaggaacagggaaaacTTCTCCAACATcgatgagtgttgtccgattcaagttaaattgTAAACCTTTTTATAGTAGGGtttaaattttgcttgaatAACTCATAAATGCCGACAGCAATTCTAAAGTTTtagccaggattccaacccagtcTTCCATAattggcggacatgttaacttaTACCTAGGTAGTCCGgacgcctcttggcaggcctcTACAGTTTGTCACCTCGggaaattgttcgggctgccaaaagcttcatttatggtcctatTTCCAAAACTTTTTTCCGTAAAGTGCTCCCAAGTCCCTAAAAAAAATCCACTTGAGGACTATAATATCTCTTCTGCTTTGTGGTTCAATTTAGATGCATGATTTGCTGTTCTTAAACGGCAGAtatttcacttgtttttttcgAATCTGTCCCACAGTGCAATGACCGAGCTTGTAGAAtattgatcatcgtaaaattaaGTTCGTAATCTTTGGCTTAAGTCTTTAAAATTGGGACACAATTTTTTTCAGTACATAGAATGTGTTCGCCCTAATTAAAATGAGGCCAGCAGCAGGACCCGATGGGATAGCAGATGAACTATTTTAGGATGAAAATGATATGCTGATGAAGGGTATGCATCAGCTCATCTACTCATTGGACTAGAAGAAAGAGCACCCAATGATTGGAGCCTCACCATACTATAGACTGGATACAAATGTCAGTGTAGCAGTAACCCCTCTGTATAAGAACAAATCTGCAGAAACCGATGGgttaccagctgaactattGAAAACCACAAGCAACACGCAGATAATGCGTTAGCTCTACTGCTTAATCTGGCTAATAGAACGAGAACCCAATGATAGGAAGCCAAGCATTCTATAATCGAAATACAAAAATTAGTGTAGCAATAACCCGGCTGTATAACAACAAGGCAGAAGGGCCTGATAGGTTACCAGCTGAACTATGGCCTGTATATAAGAAACGAGACAAGACAGCATGTGCCTACAGAGGGATGAGTCGCCTTTCTATTGGATACAAAATACATCAGCATATACTGGATACAAATGTCAGAGTAGCAGTAACTcagctgaagaacaacaagaacaacatggGCTACCAGCTGTACTATTTTAGGATGAAGACAATATGCTGATGAAGGATAATCATCTGCTCGTCTGCTCAATCTGACTAGAAAAAAGAGTACCCAATGAATGGGGCTTCATCATTCTATATACTGGGTACAAATGTCAGTGTAGCATTAACTCGGTTTTATAACAACAAATCTGCAGGAACCGATGGGTTATCAGCTGAACTATTGAAGACCGCAAGCGACACGCAGATAATGTGTTCGCTCTACAGCTCAATCTGGCTAAACGAACGAGTACCCAATGATAGGAGCCAAGCATTCTATGAACTGAATACAATCTGAACTGAAATGAATCAGTGTAGCAGTAATCCGGCTGtataacaacaaggcagcaggagctgataGTTTACCAGCTGAACTATGTCCTGTATATAAGAAACCAGATAAGACAGCGAGCAATAAGTCGGCTTTCCATTGGATACAACATACTTTATGGTTGAAATCTAAAGTCAACCCATCAATAAGATCTAAACATTGCCGCTTAAGATCTAGAGAATCTAACATAGACCATACTACGCAAAATCCTGGAAAATTCAAAGGGTAAAGGATCGATAATTGACATCACTTTGTTGATTACAAAGCTGCTTTCGTCAGCCCTTAACAATCAAATATGTTTCAAGCTATGTATAAATTTGATATTCCCCCAAATTCAAACGACTTTGCAGGGCAACGTTGCCTAATGTACGTTGTTCGGTTAAAATACCGTGTTCGTTCTAATACTCTGCTGGTGAAGATTATACTTCAACACATGGTCCTCATCTATGCTGATgacatctatattcaaataattttaatagTTCTGGAAGAGTATTCGTCCCAGTgatgaataaaacaatcttctggaagatttttacgcAATTGTTCTTCTGTATGAGCCACGAAACACTCTTCTACGATATCATTGGGCAATCCATTTTCTGTGTGGATGTTTTAGCAAATCTTCGCGACGATAATTATGCAACCCATTACATTATACTCGTCCTTATCACCTGAAATAATTTTTCGCGATTGGTGTGATTAggacttgtattgaattatgttattcaatgttttgttttgagtggataactgccaaccgacctactctaataaaaaatatttgtgaaaaatttcaagcggctagcttaactccttcgaaagttagcgtgctttcgacagacagacggacggacggacgaacatggctagatcgacttaaaatgacatgacgatcaagaatatatatactttatggggtctcagacgcatatttcaaggtgttacaaacagaatgacgaaattagtatacccccatcttatggtggagggtataacaacgaGTATAATCAAAAAATCACATCGACTGAGTTTTCCTTGAAactatatttcaaggtgttacaaacagaatgacgaaattagtatacccccatcttatggtggagggtataacaacgaGTACAATCAAAAAATCACATCGACTGTTTTCCTTGAAACTACGGAGACGACTTACATCGAAGTTACTAGCAACAATATTTTTGAAGACGTAAATCGAAACTGCGTGGGCCCAGACGACGTTAATCGATTTTGATATGTTATAGAATTTTCTAGATTCATTATAaagttttttgttaaattttgtttcttcaaaCCTCTACGTCAATTAATCGCCCTTCTTAATTGTATTTTCCAAAAGTCTAGAATAATaactaccaaaaaaaattttgaatttttaaatatataatttatgctTTTTTTAACAATAATCAGGTATATTCGTCTTCAGTTTCTTTAGttttaagcaaatttattttcttttttttgtaaatactaGCATTTGATAAATAGTTCATAGTGTTGATGCTTCGATTTTAAAGGACTACAAACTTTATGCCTTGGAGATTTCAGAGGGGGAAGAGGAAGGTGATATTGAAACTCTGAAGGATTGTCATTTGGAGTAGTAGGTGGTACACAACTTACTACTAGTACACGAGTATGTGCTTTTACCGAAAAATTTGATCAGTAATTATCGTTTTCAAAAAGTTGATAAactgttttgattttttgtctgTGTTATTCAATTGCAATATGTTGAAAGTAGAAAATTTAAACAttcatataaatatttgtttttttttacatttctttgttttgtacagttgacgtttttttttcttcctaatATTGCAGAGAAAAATTATTGTATTCAAGTTgtcattttgttttgtgttttttttttagatttcagGGGGGTTCTACAATCATAAGATGGCGCTTAAGGTCTTTTTTGGTTGATCTCTTTACTGatatataacatttttatttttgccatGCTTGCTTGTTTTGGTGGCAGAGTGgtgattgttaaaaaaaattcaagttgtGTGGTCAATTCAGAAACTAACAGATTAGTAAGTACGAACTAAACAATGTGTATCTGTTTTCAAAATCCACCCTTTACTTCTGTACCACCAATTACAATGCCAGAACAAAATATGGTATGTCTTCAATACCACTCGGCATTGTTTACATTCATTCATTGCAATAATTCATTCACTATTAGTAACCTATAGTAGTGATAAGAGCAAATTTGTTATCacttttttttcggtgtagGTGTATTTCTTCAAATGTTCTTCCGCATTGTATGTAATTTATTAAGCATGCCACTCACTTCAGTTCTTTTTAGCTCACTGAACTACTTCgttcagaccttaaatcgagggatcggtctatatggcagctatatcaaaatctggaccgatctgggccaaatttgcaaaaatatatcaaggggcctaacacaactcactgtcccaatttttggcaaaatcgggcaataaatgcaccttttatgggcccaaaactttaattcaagagatcggtctatatggcagatatatccaaatctagaccgatcttggccaaattgcagatacgTGTCGATttccctaacacaactcactgcccaaatttcagcaatatcggataataaatgtggcttttatgagcctaagaccctaaatcggtggatcggtctatatgggggctatatcaagatatagtccgatgtagcccatcttcgaacctaacctgtttatgaataaaaaagaatctgtgcaaggtgtagctcaatatctctatttttaaagactgtagcgtgatttcaacagacagacggacggatatgactaGACCGTCTTAGTtgtttacactgatcaagaatatatatatatttatagggtcggaaatggatgtatcgatgtattgcaaacggaatgacaaaatgaatatactctcatccttcggtggtgggtctaAAAATGCGACGAAAGAACTAAATAAAACTATTAAAACTGTTCGGCCGTTCCGAATCtttaaaacccaccaccatgatcCATGGTCTACCAGTCTACCGTTTCGGCCTCTTCGTTATCCTGATTTGCTCCTGTATCCTGCTTGTTCTGTTTTTAATCCCAGTATACTGTTTGCTCCAATATCTTGTTCTGGTGATGTGTTTCCCGTTCATCACTTTTTTTCTGTACTGTACCTATATTGCTTATGTTCCTGCATTAAACTAATAATGCTCCAGCTACCCATCGCTAGTTTTTTTCCCCTTATTTATTGTATATGTTCGCTATCATTCTgttatatacttttttctagAAGTAAAAGACATTGTATTATTTATTTACCTATACCTTTAcaagaaaattcgattttttagaATTAATACCAGCTGCCTGCTGAATAAATAGGTCAAATGgccgatcatgacaatgtggagATCACGTGATTGATATTTTTAAGTAGAGTGCGAACCTAGCATTCGAATTTGTGCACAAGTGCCGGAAGGGGTGAATCACAATCCCGGTCTCAAAAATGGTACCGGGGAATTGTATGTACCTTTATGATACATAATATgtaagaaacatatttttcgaGTGGTTTTAATGAAGGCGCATCGAGGCAGGCCGGTTTTAGCTAGTCTGGTCTATGAAACAGTCAAATTCCACACATGCAGAGTGTACCACATTTTTTCTATCTTTTACGCCATCATTCGCTTGCTCAGCTGATTTTTGCTTACAAACAGCTGATTTTGAAATATCCGaaatttaaatcatttttttcttttccctaAGCTTTCATTCGCCGGGCGACAGATCTAAGTTTATTAAACAGATGAATTTGAAATTGACAGAGATGATCATATTTCTTATCAAATTTCTACGATTGATCAGCTGATGTTAGTATATAAGCAACTGACATTGGAATTTATTTCAACGCTTAGGTTTCGTTTGATCAGCTGATTTTGTTGTATACATCAGCTGATTTTGACACTAAGCTAATTATCAAACCAGCAGTtgtggcaaaaacaaaaacgtacATATCAATTGAGATCCTTTCtaaaatacttttgttttttttttgttgttgtgatattattaaatttcaacaaacatttagattttttttttttacaattaaaaTAGTTTGTCATATATCAAACAGATTATCCAACAATTAGTTTCATTATTAGAGAATAAGAGGtcatttcaaaatatttgttttgcttATTAGGTTTTGCAATggtcttaatatttttttgtttttctaactACACCTTGAGCTTGAGTTTAGAATCGGGTTGTCTGAGTTGCCTttactttttaataaaattgtttgtatTACAGTTTTTTTGGGACTTTAAATGTAATATTTTGTAAACTATCTATATAAGTCTAAGAGAAATCAAAAACATGAGGGCAATGCAAATTACGCCCAAGTCGAACTATTCATATCTACCACAAAGCATCTCTTCTATAAAAAGTGGTAGTAAGAGTTtcaggttaaaaaaaaaacatctctaATATTCCCCAAAAGCTTTATAGGTTCCACGGAATTTTTATCATAATTCTCCTATACATTGCGAGAGAGTTCGACGTTCCAAATTGGAGGAGATATGTGAGGCTTGTGACTCCAAGATATTAAATTGGATCATAGGCTTGGCAAGGAGTCCAGCTAAAATATGGATCTGAAGGATTTTTGGTCTgatattagagctggcaaactatcgataatggcaatattcgatattttcgatatttctaatgattaatatcgatactatcgttaatttcccatcacataTACTTTAAACGAAAATGGGATgtacaaatcaggagatcaattTAAAACAAACCCCAACTTAATAAAGTCAGTGGGAAGCcatgattgcgccctctataggcgcaatgtatctcaAAGGATACATTCAATGTTGCATCGCTTagctttgttcaattttgcaaaacttgaactttgccgatagtatcgatagaaaaactaacaattattcggacaaaaaataaaatatcgatagtatggtATGGAtcgatcgatattttgccagctctaatccgAAATCAAGGGGTTTATCTATCTTTGtaactttctttcttttctgttttgtttgagTTTATACCAAAGTTGGAGAGGCTTATAAGTGACACTCTAAGCAGGAAAAAATTTCTTCGATAGATTTACTATCTTTTACCATCGTAGGTTATGTTTGGGAAGAGTTGTAAATGATGTGAAATAAAAGTTGTCTTCTTCATACTACCGTACGCATTCATTCagttgatatttttttaagctCTGTAGTAGTATAACAAAAGACAGATGTGCAAAGTCCGTGTGTTTCGTAGCCCATGATACTGTTGCCAATGAAATTGCATAGCTAATAGTCTATCCTATCTATTCCTATGTTGGGGTCTATAAAAAATCAACTTTAACTTCACAGCTTTAGAGAAGCTATAATTTTAGCCTTCATTCTTCGTATTGGATTTATTGAAAATGAATCCAATGCAAATGGCTTCAAATTCAATTCCATCTAAACATTTACAACAACATTTCCCATGTTTCATTTCCCTTGGTTTCCTGCACACTCTCCTCCTTTGGTAATTTCTAAACACTTTTACCAGCCGTTTGCAAACGTCTGCGACGACTATCTCTTCGGCGATAACGGTCAATAATGCGACTACGATGTCTTTCGGGACACAAAGCCTCTGGTGAACTATCCACTTTCTTGAGCACAATGCGAAAAGTAAAAGTATGCTTTGGTGAAGCGCTGGTAGCCCTTCGAGGTGAAGGTGGATCAAATTCACTGCCACTGGAAAATCCCCCGCCCAAACTACTGCCCACTGCACTCAAGGCTCTCGGGGTGCCATTGGCATAGCCTGAAGGGGTAGACATTGAACCGGTGGAAAACTGTTGAGTCAATACCGAGCTGGGTCTTGGCTCAAAGATGGAGGCACATCGTTGATCGGTGCACAAGAAGGTCTTGACTTCCTCCTCTTTTTGTCTTATGGTTAGGGGAAAATGCTTTTTTGTGGGATCAGCATAGGGGCTACGCTGCGGCACATCATGGTGACCCGCAGAGGAACTCGAATCGTAGCTGTCACGTGAACTGTAATTAGAGGAAGTCTGATTGGAAAGGGGACTGCGTGCACGTGAAAAGGCACTGAAGGGTGAGATGTGCAGGGACTTAAAGGTTTCggtcttttgttttttggtcATGGGAAAGTTGGGTGATCTAATGGAGCTAATGccgaaaacaccaccaccaccaccgccgccgGCCCCACCGCTGGCCTCGGAGGGCGTATAATCAAAATGGGTTTCCAGCGATGATTTGCGGCCGGGTGAGGAGTTGGACCTTTGAAAGGTCTCAGCATCTACTAGCTCAATGGAGGACTTCCTCAGATCTATGCTGGACTTCTTACTTTTCTCATCGATGTCAACTATTTCAAAACTAGAGCTTTGGTCCTCGTAACTGGTGGATTGGTAGCGTGAAATCTCAAAGCTTGTCTCTCGCGAAGAATAGGGGCATTCAAAACTTGATTCTGCCCTGCTGGATTTGCGATCGCCCTCGACCATTTCAAAGCTATCACCACCCGATTCTAAACGTTGCAAGCTGGCATCTGTATCCCCACCTGGGCTGCGTAGAGTCTCCAGGAAGGGTGAACGTGGAGGATCAAATGAGGAACGCCTCGAGGGAGGCACAAACTCAATGGTTGGACATTGCAAGGGGGATTTGTCGGTGGATGAGCCCAAAGCTGCCGCTTCAATGGCCTTATTTGCGGCAGCTTCGGCATCATCGGTCTCTTTCTTCAATTCGATCAAGTTCACATAGATGGGTTCCGGTTTGTAGCCCTTTAAAATCTCCGCGAGTTCGGTACGAAATTCTTCCGGTATAACCAAGTCATTCGAATCAGATTCGCGTTCCTCGCTGATGCGAGGCTCTATGGGCTCACGACTTTCAGAGCGTCTCTGGAAGTGATGAGTGGCGCCCGCATTTTCCGTGGCCAATGAGGCTATTTTCAAAGAGTTATTAATCTCCTCAACGAGATTGGCTAAGATAATGTCGGTTGTGGGATCGGCGCCATCTTCCACAGTTTCGTCGTCGTGTTTCTTATCATGCTTGATATAGGATTCACCTACCTTTTCGAAATGGACATTGGCAAACTCAAATGGAATATCACTCAACGGTGTAGCTCTGCCCGAGGCGCTGCCCTCTTGGACATTCAAAAGACCGCTGCCGGTGCAGGAGGAATCGTTGCTGGCTCTCTGGGTGTCATTGGAGGcacgctgttgttgttgctgttgttgttgcgtcTGTTGTTGTTTGGATTTCTCCTCGTCGCGGGCAGATCGACGTAACTTCAGAGACATTTTGGCATAGTGTGAGAATTTCAGTGACATCTTTGGTTCGAATCCAACTTCGGACATTTGTTTTTGTACAGCACTCTTTGCAGCAGTTGACGATGCTGCCGGACTGGCTGAAAAAGTACTTTGGCGAATGAGCGGTCCCCTAGATGACCCGGTTTCGGCTCTTGTAAAAGCATTAGCAAAGCGATTGGTGCGTGTCGTTATGTGCTTCGAAGGCTTGCGCACAAATGCCAATATCTCGCGCATGACACTCTTCTTCTCGGGCTGCTGCTCCTTATCACTGCTGCCACCGCTGCCGCTTTTTGCTTCTGctttctccttctcctccctttTTTGCTGTTCCACTTCCTTATCACCCGATTTCTCCAAGTTGTTGCTCTCGGCCATGCGATAGGTTTCGGCGGGATTGGAGACCGTTATGGGTGGTATGGGACCCATGGGGCTGCGTTTGTCGCCACTGAAGTATATGGGCGTGAAAAGGTTTATGGAAGGTCTCTTGTAGGCTGTTGTTGTGGGAGCAGCTGTTGGTTCCTCTTGTTCGGTGGAGGAGTCGAAGGTAGAACGATTGCCATCTTGCACATGAACTGTGGAAGTGGGACTGCGGCCATACTGGGCAAAATCTAGAGGTGCGGCACTACCTATGGGCGAACGCCTTTCCTGGGTGTGAATGCTGAAGGTGGGACTTCTACTGCGTTCACCCGAAGGACTGCGCACTGTAGGTGATGTAGAGCCAAACGTCGAGTGTAGGGGCAATTCATTGGGCGACTTCAGACGATCATTAGAAATCAGCAAAGGGCTGCGTCTCCCTTGAGGACTGCGAT
The genomic region above belongs to Stomoxys calcitrans chromosome 5, idStoCalc2.1, whole genome shotgun sequence and contains:
- the LOC131997850 gene encoding serine-enriched protein-like yields the protein MLAANDKGLSPHTPKSPVLPPPESKSPGSVSQKTPTTLSRQGTLRASHRRKGSMTGSLSLSQGRKSPVGLNDRSPQGRRSPLLISNDRLKSPNELPLHSTFGSTSPTVRSPSGERSRSPTFSIHTQERRSPIGSAAPLDFAQYGRSPTSTVHVQDGNRSTFDSSTEQEEPTAAPTTTAYKRPSINLFTPIYFSGDKRSPMGPIPPITVSNPAETYRMAESNNLEKSGDKEVEQQKREEKEKAEAKSGSGGSSDKEQQPEKKSVMREILAFVRKPSKHITTRTNRFANAFTRAETGSSRGPLIRQSTFSASPAASSTAAKSAVQKQMSEVGFEPKMSLKFSHYAKMSLKLRRSARDEEKSKQQQTQQQQQQQQRASNDTQRASNDSSCTGSGLLNVQEGSASGRATPLSDIPFEFANVHFEKVGESYIKHDKKHDDETVEDGADPTTDIILANLVEEINNSLKIASLATENAGATHHFQRRSESREPIEPRISEERESDSNDLVIPEEFRTELAEILKGYKPEPIYVNLIELKKETDDAEAAANKAIEAAALGSSTDKSPLQCPTIEFVPPSRRSSFDPPRSPFLETLRSPGGDTDASLQRLESGGDSFEMVEGDRKSSRAESSFECPYSSRETSFEISRYQSTSYEDQSSSFEIVDIDEKSKKSSIDLRKSSIELVDAETFQRSNSSPGRKSSLETHFDYTPSEASGGAGGGGGGGVFGISSIRSPNFPMTKKQKTETFKSLHISPFSAFSRARSPLSNQTSSNYSSRDSYDSSSSAGHHDVPQRSPYADPTKKHFPLTIRQKEEEVKTFLCTDQRCASIFEPRPSSVLTQQFSTGSMSTPSGYANGTPRALSAVGSSLGGGFSSGSEFDPPSPRRATSASPKHTFTFRIVLKKVDSSPEALCPERHRSRIIDRYRRRDSRRRRLQTAGKSV